In the Candidatus Electrothrix rattekaaiensis genome, one interval contains:
- a CDS encoding right-handed parallel beta-helix repeat-containing protein — protein MQKNVIKESKGSLTPTPSILYICLIFLSITLGCSSAHEKDAVEVSLAYYEKELLPQRSAQRPKKYGHRIDESKAVNIFYVDCNDPVASNQNAGTADRPFRSIAYAVHFVNEQRIPARIIIRPGTYRENIVLAGDSASGKDPVLIIEAEKKGTVFISGSVAQKGWKKENKEKYYSAEWPYRWGFSRLEYEYKLKYTQLGRRKEIVTLNDTLLTQKLSLSELDAGSFFIDEQLGKIYLNPPEKIDLNNADVEVGVTAKLFEIKQRANFILRGINIQHTMGSMHEVALRLAKVSNFLIEDCTVSQNATIGILLVLAVNGTLRRVSSIQNGGNGMDMYIAQSILVEESEFSSNCWRSHQAQVWHYFPAGTKLCYARNVEFRRNTFVGNLARGFWIDINGEFNTFKENLVMDNTDFGVFIETSHGPTRIENNRITGNRYGIMIAESWLTELIGNTIFQNRMGQIGVRAMDNRTQQDIKKREFFYAQETRGEHLRFRYLPMKLTMNNNILFSDSKEDDLYRHDADMGTDFGEHIKTYRGNSNILYHTKKENAFLPDPVYPDLTLKQWQKKTGQDKQSQWRDPGIYYVTIQHKGNDIVVGIHNSKSAVTTVELYGAKMKNSGRKDPYFVEWNTVQELATKKSSPYTFTLPPETAEENWMFFAKVYTADNQVLHSKRISVAP, from the coding sequence ATGCAGAAGAATGTTATAAAGGAAAGTAAGGGGTCTTTAACTCCGACACCGAGTATTCTTTATATCTGTTTAATATTTCTATCCATAACTCTTGGTTGTTCATCCGCACATGAAAAAGATGCTGTAGAGGTCTCTCTCGCTTACTATGAAAAGGAATTGTTGCCCCAACGGTCGGCGCAGAGGCCGAAAAAATATGGGCATAGGATTGATGAATCAAAAGCAGTAAATATTTTTTATGTTGATTGCAATGATCCGGTTGCAAGTAATCAAAATGCCGGAACTGCTGACAGGCCCTTCCGTTCCATTGCTTATGCTGTTCATTTTGTGAATGAACAAAGAATACCAGCCAGAATTATCATCCGGCCTGGAACGTATCGGGAGAACATCGTGCTGGCCGGTGATTCTGCAAGCGGAAAGGATCCTGTTTTGATTATTGAAGCTGAAAAAAAAGGAACGGTCTTCATCTCAGGTTCCGTGGCGCAGAAGGGGTGGAAAAAAGAAAATAAAGAAAAATATTACAGTGCAGAATGGCCGTACAGGTGGGGTTTCAGTAGGTTAGAGTATGAATATAAACTGAAATATACTCAGCTTGGACGAAGAAAAGAGATTGTGACTCTCAATGATACCCTGTTAACCCAAAAGCTGTCTCTCAGTGAACTTGATGCTGGATCTTTTTTTATCGATGAACAGCTTGGGAAAATTTATCTCAACCCGCCGGAGAAGATTGATCTAAACAATGCTGATGTTGAAGTAGGCGTCACGGCAAAATTATTTGAAATTAAACAACGAGCTAATTTTATTCTTCGCGGCATCAATATACAGCATACTATGGGCAGCATGCATGAGGTTGCCCTCAGGTTGGCCAAGGTATCTAACTTTTTGATTGAAGATTGCACGGTCTCCCAAAATGCAACAATAGGTATTCTTCTGGTCCTCGCGGTAAATGGAACTCTGCGCCGAGTATCCAGTATACAGAACGGCGGCAATGGCATGGATATGTATATTGCGCAGTCGATTCTTGTAGAGGAGAGTGAGTTCTCCTCTAATTGCTGGCGTTCGCATCAGGCGCAGGTATGGCATTATTTTCCGGCAGGTACAAAGTTATGCTACGCCAGAAATGTCGAATTCCGCAGAAATACGTTTGTCGGTAATCTGGCCAGAGGATTCTGGATTGATATAAACGGAGAATTTAATACATTTAAAGAAAATCTGGTGATGGATAATACAGATTTCGGTGTTTTTATAGAAACCAGTCACGGGCCGACACGTATAGAAAATAATCGGATAACTGGCAACAGGTACGGCATTATGATTGCGGAAAGCTGGCTAACAGAACTGATCGGGAATACCATATTTCAGAACCGTATGGGCCAGATAGGTGTCAGGGCGATGGATAATCGTACGCAGCAGGATATTAAAAAGAGGGAGTTCTTCTATGCCCAGGAGACACGGGGAGAACATCTGAGATTCAGATATCTGCCGATGAAGCTGACTATGAACAACAATATCCTTTTTTCAGATAGTAAAGAGGATGATCTGTACCGGCATGATGCAGATATGGGAACAGATTTTGGCGAACATATCAAGACATACAGAGGAAACAGCAATATCCTGTATCACACGAAGAAAGAAAACGCTTTCCTTCCTGATCCTGTATATCCTGATTTAACCTTGAAACAATGGCAGAAAAAAACAGGGCAGGATAAACAGTCTCAATGGAGAGATCCGGGAATATACTACGTAACGATTCAACATAAAGGGAATGATATCGTTGTTGGTATTCACAATTCGAAATCAGCGGTGACAACGGTAGAGCTTTACGGGGCAAAGATGAAAAATTCAGGCAGGAAAGACCCTTATTTTGTTGAGTGGAATACAGTACAGGAGCTAGCAACAAAAAAATCGTCGCCCTATACGTTTACCCTTCCTCCTGAAACAGCAGAAGAAAATTGGATGTTTTTTGCCAAAGTATATACAGCGGATAATCAGGTGCTCCATTCAAAGAGAATCTCTGTTGCTCCATAA
- a CDS encoding RNA-binding S4 domain-containing protein, whose product MIDQSISEQNISEQSVTISIRDEYIELYKLLKLANLVASGGEAKYMISQGVVQVNGEVDTRKRRKTRVGDTVEYDGGRITVVSASGRE is encoded by the coding sequence ATGATTGACCAAAGCATAAGTGAGCAAAATATAAGTGAGCAAAGTGTAACCATCTCCATCAGGGATGAATATATAGAGCTGTACAAGCTGCTTAAACTGGCAAACTTGGTCGCCAGCGGCGGAGAAGCCAAGTATATGATCAGTCAGGGGGTGGTGCAGGTGAACGGAGAAGTGGACACAAGAAAGCGGAGAAAAACCAGAGTAGGTGATACGGTTGAGTATGACGGCGGGCGGATTACGGTAGTCTCTGCAAGCGGAAGAGAATAG
- a CDS encoding nitrogenase component 1: protein MTKNHPDYISTTNACKLCKPLGACLAFKGIEGTVPYLHGSQGCATYMRRYIISHYNEPIDIASSSLSEKNAIYGGGPNLKMGLTNVAEKYRPAMIGIATTCLTETIGDDVPMYLKEYKRDTEGSEGLPEFVDVSTPSYSGTHMEGFHGAIHEVIRQRAKGGPKTETVNLLPGFVSSADYRLLRQIMADFDLDCTMLPDLSETMDRPALLEYEKVAKGGTPLAAIERMGCSRATIEFGRTLSDEKSGSLTLKEKFNTAHHRLGMPVGIEETDRFFALLSSLSGRPVPEKYTKERGRLVDAYVDGHKYVFGKKAIVYGEEDLVVGLTAFLAEIGIFPVLCATGGTSGKLAKTISELTGDILSEQPEIHEGMDFFDIAEMAESLGPDLLVGHSKGYPLARKLNIPLIRVGFPVHDRVGGQRILHLGYSGAQQLFDQVANALIAKKQADSDVGYSYM, encoded by the coding sequence ATGACCAAAAATCATCCTGACTATATTTCCACCACCAACGCCTGTAAGCTATGCAAACCACTGGGTGCCTGTCTGGCGTTTAAGGGCATTGAGGGTACTGTCCCCTATCTGCATGGTTCTCAGGGCTGCGCCACCTATATGCGCCGCTATATTATCAGTCATTATAATGAACCCATTGATATCGCCTCTTCCTCGTTATCAGAGAAAAACGCCATTTACGGAGGCGGCCCCAATCTCAAAATGGGACTGACCAATGTGGCGGAAAAATACCGGCCCGCCATGATCGGCATTGCCACCACCTGCCTGACCGAAACCATTGGCGACGATGTTCCGATGTATCTTAAAGAATACAAAAGAGATACTGAGGGATCAGAAGGGCTGCCTGAATTCGTTGATGTCTCAACGCCCAGCTATTCCGGCACCCATATGGAGGGATTTCACGGGGCTATCCACGAGGTCATCCGACAGCGGGCCAAAGGCGGGCCAAAGACCGAGACCGTAAACCTGCTGCCCGGCTTTGTTTCCTCTGCGGATTACCGGCTTCTCAGGCAAATCATGGCGGATTTCGACTTAGACTGCACCATGCTGCCGGATCTGTCCGAAACTATGGATCGCCCTGCCCTGCTGGAATATGAAAAGGTGGCCAAAGGGGGAACGCCGCTGGCGGCAATTGAACGAATGGGGTGTAGCCGAGCCACCATTGAGTTTGGTCGTACCCTGAGTGATGAAAAAAGCGGTAGCCTGACCCTCAAAGAGAAATTTAACACCGCGCACCACCGTTTGGGAATGCCTGTCGGTATTGAAGAAACCGACCGATTCTTTGCCCTGCTTTCTTCTCTCAGCGGTCGGCCTGTTCCGGAGAAATATACCAAGGAGCGGGGGCGACTGGTGGATGCCTATGTGGACGGGCATAAGTATGTGTTCGGCAAAAAAGCGATTGTCTACGGCGAGGAAGACTTGGTGGTCGGTCTGACCGCCTTTCTGGCGGAAATCGGCATATTCCCTGTGCTCTGCGCTACCGGAGGCACTTCCGGTAAGCTCGCCAAGACCATTTCCGAACTCACCGGGGATATTCTGTCGGAACAGCCGGAAATCCACGAAGGCATGGATTTCTTCGACATCGCGGAGATGGCGGAAAGTTTGGGACCGGATCTGCTGGTCGGCCATTCCAAGGGCTATCCCCTTGCCCGTAAACTAAATATTCCGCTGATCCGGGTGGGTTTCCCTGTCCATGATCGGGTGGGAGGACAGCGCATCCTGCATCTTGGCTACAGCGGTGCGCAGCAGCTTTTTGATCAGGTGGCTAATGCGCTGATCGCTAAAAAACAGGCTGATTCCGATGTGGGGTATTCGTATATGTAA
- a CDS encoding c-type cytochrome, with amino-acid sequence MKLSVIGLVAACLLLAGSAFASEELATKNNCTVCHKMDAPAMGPSMKLIAETNAGGDVEALAAFIKAGGKSANAEAYKVAMPMPPQAAVSDDDAKALAEWIMTLAAPAADAADAADAAPAADAAPAE; translated from the coding sequence ATGAAGTTATCTGTAATTGGCCTTGTTGCCGCGTGTCTGTTGCTTGCCGGATCTGCTTTTGCAAGTGAGGAATTGGCAACAAAGAATAACTGTACGGTCTGTCATAAAATGGACGCCCCGGCTATGGGCCCCAGCATGAAACTGATTGCAGAGACAAATGCAGGTGGTGATGTTGAAGCCCTTGCAGCTTTCATCAAAGCTGGTGGCAAAAGCGCAAACGCAGAAGCATATAAGGTCGCTATGCCTATGCCGCCGCAGGCAGCTGTTAGCGATGATGATGCGAAAGCATTGGCCGAATGGATCATGACTCTGGCAGCTCCTGCGGCTGATGCAGCCGATGCAGCTGATGCAGCTCCAGCAGCCGATGCAGCTCCTGCAGAGTGA
- the purB gene encoding adenylosuccinate lyase: MNRDIYQEPLVSRYTSPEMQELFSERFKFTTWRRCWIALAEAQHELGLEVVTQEMIDELKAHANDIHFEIAAAKEKEIRHDVMAHVYAYGLQCPKAEAVIHLGATSQFVVCNTDLIIQKKALQLIKKALINTIDNLSSFCRSYKDLATLGFTHYQPAQPTTVGKRNTLYIQDLLMDLEYIEALEQQVKARGAKGTVGTQATFLELFQGDHAKVRELDRLVAQKLDFATVFPVTGQTYPRKLDMKTAETLAGIGASAHKFAVDLRLLSNLKVQEEPFAKKQVGSSAMAYKRNPMRSERMTGLARKLMGLPANFAATAANQWFERTLDDSAIRRMDMAQTFLLTDAILKLYVNITSDMVVYPKQVERYLRAELPFMSTEKILMACVEQGKSRQDMHEVIREHSVAAGLAVKEQGLENDLLVRLADDERVPFTLNELEEMIGNYQEFTGRAAEQTDEFLDEVAGPVLEKYQDQIGGIDSSLKV, from the coding sequence ATGAACAGAGATATCTATCAGGAACCCTTAGTCAGCCGATATACCAGCCCGGAAATGCAGGAACTCTTTTCCGAGCGTTTTAAATTCACCACTTGGCGTCGTTGCTGGATCGCCTTGGCCGAAGCGCAGCATGAACTGGGACTGGAAGTGGTTACTCAGGAGATGATCGACGAGCTCAAGGCCCATGCCAATGATATTCACTTTGAGATTGCAGCAGCCAAGGAAAAAGAGATCCGCCATGATGTGATGGCCCATGTTTATGCCTATGGTCTGCAATGTCCCAAGGCCGAGGCTGTTATCCATCTGGGGGCCACCTCCCAGTTTGTGGTCTGCAATACTGATCTGATTATCCAGAAAAAGGCCCTGCAACTGATCAAGAAGGCTTTGATCAACACCATTGATAATCTCTCCTCCTTCTGTCGCAGCTATAAGGATCTGGCGACTCTGGGCTTTACCCATTACCAGCCTGCCCAGCCCACCACGGTGGGCAAGCGGAACACCCTTTATATTCAGGATCTGCTTATGGATCTGGAATATATTGAGGCCTTGGAGCAGCAGGTCAAGGCCAGAGGGGCCAAGGGGACTGTAGGAACCCAAGCTACCTTTTTGGAGCTGTTTCAGGGGGATCATGCCAAGGTACGCGAGCTGGACCGGCTCGTTGCGCAAAAGCTCGACTTTGCGACCGTGTTCCCGGTCACCGGCCAGACTTATCCCCGCAAACTGGATATGAAGACCGCAGAGACCTTGGCTGGTATCGGGGCCTCGGCCCATAAATTCGCGGTTGATCTCCGCCTGCTCTCCAACCTCAAGGTGCAGGAAGAGCCTTTTGCCAAGAAGCAGGTGGGCAGTTCGGCAATGGCCTATAAGCGCAACCCCATGCGTTCCGAACGGATGACCGGTCTGGCCCGCAAACTCATGGGGCTGCCAGCCAATTTTGCCGCCACCGCAGCAAATCAATGGTTTGAGCGCACCCTGGACGACTCGGCTATCCGCCGGATGGATATGGCCCAGACCTTTCTCCTTACCGATGCCATCCTCAAACTGTACGTGAATATCACCAGCGATATGGTGGTCTATCCCAAGCAGGTGGAACGCTATCTGCGGGCGGAATTACCTTTTATGTCCACAGAAAAGATTCTCATGGCCTGCGTTGAGCAGGGCAAGAGCCGCCAAGACATGCATGAGGTCATTCGGGAGCATTCTGTCGCGGCTGGTTTGGCTGTGAAAGAGCAGGGGCTGGAGAACGATCTCCTGGTTCGTTTGGCTGATGATGAACGGGTTCCCTTTACTCTGAATGAGCTAGAAGAGATGATCGGTAATTATCAAGAATTCACGGGCAGGGCTGCTGAGCAGACCGATGAGTTTCTGGACGAGGTTGCGGGGCCGGTGCTGGAAAAATATCAGGATCAGATCGGCGGAATTGATTCTTCGCTCAAGGTGTGA
- a CDS encoding DUF4911 domain-containing protein: MQTFYLRVRPDRIALFRFLLEGYDGLAVLSTMDAKQGLVRLIVPKSRYAELWRLLFAICEDLCPVA, translated from the coding sequence ATGCAGACCTTTTATCTCAGAGTACGGCCTGATCGGATTGCTTTGTTTCGCTTCCTACTAGAGGGCTACGATGGCTTGGCCGTCCTCTCCACAATGGATGCCAAACAGGGGTTGGTCAGGCTGATTGTTCCCAAGTCTAGGTATGCGGAACTTTGGCGGTTGCTGTTTGCCATTTGTGAAGACCTGTGTCCGGTGGCATAA